The following proteins are co-located in the Fluviicola sp. genome:
- the guaA gene encoding glutamine-hydrolyzing GMP synthase, producing MQEMILILDFGSQYTQLIARRVRELNVYCEIHPWNKIPELGAHIKGVILSGSPFSTRDPESPKPDLSAIKGKFPLLGVCFGAQYMAQNFGGEVLPSTIREYGRANLSFVDNSNELVAGMSTGSQVWMSHGDTIKNVPDSWQIIASTKDVQVAGYVIKGETTYGIQFHPEVYHSLEGAILLRNFIVEICGCSQNWTPDSFVESTVAELREKLGNDKVILGLSGGVDSSVAAMLLHKAIGDRLHCIFVDNGLLRKNEFNSVLESYKGLGLNVKGVDASQDFYAALSGLTDPELKRKAIGKVFVDVFDAESKLVTDAKWLGQGTIYPDVIESVSVNGGPSQTIKSHHNVGGLPDYMKLQVVEPLRLLFKDEVRRVGRSLDLPENILNRHPFPGPGLGIRILGEVTAEKVRILQEVDAIFIDGLKEHGLYNDVWQAGAIFLPIQSVGVMGDERTYENAVALRAVSSTDGMTADWCHLPYEFLALISNKIINQVKGINRVTYDISSKPPATIEWE from the coding sequence ATGCAAGAAATGATCCTTATCCTTGATTTCGGTTCGCAATACACGCAGTTGATTGCACGCCGGGTACGCGAATTAAATGTTTATTGTGAAATCCACCCGTGGAATAAAATTCCGGAATTGGGTGCACACATCAAAGGGGTAATTTTGTCAGGAAGCCCTTTCTCGACAAGAGACCCGGAATCTCCGAAACCGGACTTAAGTGCCATAAAAGGAAAGTTCCCATTGCTTGGAGTGTGTTTCGGTGCACAATACATGGCGCAGAATTTCGGAGGGGAAGTACTTCCTTCAACGATCAGGGAGTACGGACGTGCAAATCTTTCTTTTGTAGATAATTCCAATGAATTGGTGGCAGGAATGTCAACCGGTTCACAGGTTTGGATGAGTCACGGAGATACGATCAAGAATGTTCCGGATTCCTGGCAGATTATTGCATCCACCAAAGATGTTCAGGTTGCAGGATATGTGATCAAAGGAGAAACCACTTATGGGATCCAGTTCCACCCGGAAGTTTATCATTCATTGGAAGGAGCAATCTTACTGAGAAACTTTATCGTAGAAATTTGCGGCTGTTCTCAAAACTGGACACCGGATTCATTTGTAGAAAGCACCGTTGCAGAATTAAGAGAAAAGTTGGGGAACGATAAAGTGATCCTGGGACTTTCCGGAGGAGTGGATTCTTCGGTAGCTGCCATGTTGCTTCACAAAGCAATCGGGGATCGTTTGCACTGCATTTTCGTAGATAACGGATTGTTGCGTAAAAATGAGTTCAATTCCGTTTTGGAAAGCTATAAAGGATTAGGATTGAATGTAAAAGGAGTAGACGCTTCACAGGACTTTTATGCGGCGCTTTCCGGATTGACAGACCCGGAATTGAAGCGCAAGGCAATCGGAAAAGTTTTCGTGGACGTTTTTGATGCCGAATCCAAATTGGTAACGGATGCAAAATGGCTCGGGCAGGGAACCATTTACCCGGATGTGATCGAATCGGTTTCCGTAAACGGAGGACCGTCCCAAACCATCAAATCGCACCACAACGTAGGCGGTTTGCCGGATTATATGAAATTACAGGTTGTTGAGCCTTTGAGATTGTTGTTCAAGGATGAGGTAAGACGTGTCGGAAGATCATTGGATCTGCCGGAAAACATCCTGAACAGGCATCCTTTCCCGGGACCGGGATTGGGAATCCGTATTTTGGGAGAAGTTACTGCAGAAAAAGTGCGTATTTTACAGGAAGTGGATGCCATTTTCATTGATGGATTAAAAGAACACGGTTTGTACAACGACGTTTGGCAGGCAGGAGCGATTTTCTTACCGATCCAGTCCGTTGGAGTAATGGGAGATGAAAGAACCTATGAAAATGCGGTTGCTTTGAGAGCTGTAAGTTCTACGGATGGTATGACAGCGGATTGGTGTCATTTACCGTACGAATTTTTGGCCCTGATCTCCAATAAAATTATTAACCAGGTAAAAGGAATTAACCGTGTCACTTACGATATCAGTTCCAAACCGCCTGCAACCATCGAGTGGGAATAA
- the secA gene encoding preprotein translocase subunit SecA, with protein MLGGILKKILGDKSATDQKKYQPVIQQVGEIFNTLQNDSDDALRGRTAKFKQKVQDAIAGLEAEIADLTKKANDPHMPLHQKEAIYESIDAKEKEVNETIEKVLEEILPEAFAVVKETARRWAANGQLTVTATELDKTLATRKDGITIEGDQAIWSNKWTAAGASVEWVMVHYDVQLMGGAVLHRGNIAEMQTGEGKTLVATLPVYLNALSGKGVHVVTVNDYLAKRDSEWMGPLYQFHGLTVDCIDKHQPNSEARREAYMADITFGTNNEFGFDYLRDNMASAVEDLVQRKQHFAIVDEVDSVLIDDARTPLIISGPTPKGDQHEFYELKPRVELIVEAQRKYVNQALADAKRLLTVINGGTVEGMDQKTALEQGGIALLRAHRGLPKNKALHKFLSEPGIKSHLQKVENQYMAEQGRQMKKIDVELFFVIDEKQNTVELTEKGIDLISGNDDRNFFVMPDISSEIAQLQKQNLPKEEFADKKEVLIRDYTVKSERIHSVSQLLKAYALFEKEVEYVIMDGKIKIVDESTGRIMEGRRYSDGLHQAIEAKENVTVEAATQTYATVTLQNYFRMYHKLAGMTGTAETEAKEFWDIYKLDVVVIPTNRPIARKDDNDLVFKTAREKYAAVIEEVNKLVQAGRPVLVGTTTVEISELLSRMLKMRNIPHQVLNAKYHQKEAEIVADAGKAGAVTIATNMAGRGTDIKLGEGVKEAGGLAIIGTERHDSRRVDRQLRGRSGRQGDPGSSTFFVSLEDDLMRKFGSERIAKIMDRLGLKEGEVIQHSMVSKSIERAQKKVEENNFGIRKRLLEYDDVMNAQRKAIYKKRRNALFGDRLSVDVSNMFYDVIEGLVNTHQGGSFENFNIDMIRIIGMESPVSEEQFKTAKYDDLVNDLYDGVMEHYTRKNNRLAEISMPQIKHVYETMSQYQNIQFIITDGVKTMPLVVSLKEAYESNGASVPSALERNIVLGMIDNEWKEHLREMDDLRSSVQQAVYEQKDPLLIYKLESFELFKAMNARLSNETVEFLVKADVPRDQLDDIQTTNQDVTQNNYEKAQIESTSSSTEMPRFSGSEGYEEAMRNSAPQREKQQPIVSTEPKIGRNDPCPCGSGKKYKQCHGK; from the coding sequence ATGTTAGGAGGAATTTTAAAGAAAATCTTAGGCGATAAGTCAGCGACTGATCAAAAAAAATACCAACCTGTTATTCAACAAGTTGGAGAAATATTCAACACATTACAGAACGATTCTGACGACGCTTTACGTGGTAGAACAGCCAAGTTTAAACAGAAAGTGCAGGACGCTATTGCAGGTTTGGAAGCAGAAATTGCCGACCTGACCAAGAAAGCGAACGATCCTCATATGCCTTTGCATCAGAAAGAAGCAATCTACGAAAGCATCGATGCAAAAGAGAAGGAAGTCAATGAAACCATTGAAAAGGTATTGGAAGAAATCCTTCCGGAAGCATTTGCTGTGGTGAAAGAAACAGCAAGACGCTGGGCAGCAAACGGCCAGCTTACAGTTACTGCTACCGAACTGGACAAAACACTTGCTACCAGAAAAGACGGTATTACCATTGAAGGAGATCAAGCAATCTGGAGCAACAAATGGACAGCTGCAGGAGCTTCCGTTGAATGGGTAATGGTTCATTACGACGTTCAGCTGATGGGTGGAGCTGTATTGCACCGCGGAAACATTGCCGAGATGCAAACCGGGGAAGGTAAAACATTGGTTGCAACACTTCCGGTTTACCTGAATGCCCTTTCAGGAAAAGGAGTTCACGTAGTAACGGTGAACGACTACCTGGCAAAACGTGACTCCGAGTGGATGGGGCCTTTGTACCAGTTCCACGGATTAACGGTAGATTGTATCGACAAACACCAGCCGAATTCAGAAGCGCGCAGAGAGGCTTACATGGCGGATATTACTTTCGGAACGAACAACGAATTCGGTTTCGATTACCTGCGTGATAACATGGCGAGTGCTGTGGAAGACCTGGTACAGCGCAAACAACATTTTGCCATTGTCGATGAGGTCGATTCCGTATTGATTGATGATGCACGTACTCCATTGATTATTTCAGGGCCAACTCCAAAAGGAGATCAGCACGAGTTCTACGAATTGAAACCTCGTGTGGAATTGATCGTTGAGGCTCAGCGTAAATATGTAAACCAGGCTTTGGCTGACGCAAAAAGATTGCTGACGGTAATCAACGGCGGAACAGTTGAAGGAATGGACCAGAAAACAGCTTTGGAACAAGGTGGAATTGCCTTGCTTCGTGCTCACAGAGGTTTGCCTAAAAACAAAGCATTGCATAAATTCCTTTCGGAACCGGGTATCAAGTCTCACTTGCAAAAGGTGGAGAACCAATACATGGCCGAGCAAGGAAGACAAATGAAGAAAATCGACGTGGAGTTATTCTTCGTGATCGATGAAAAACAAAACACGGTTGAATTAACGGAAAAAGGAATTGATTTGATCTCCGGGAACGACGACCGCAATTTCTTCGTAATGCCGGATATTTCATCCGAAATCGCTCAATTGCAGAAACAAAACCTTCCGAAAGAAGAGTTTGCAGATAAAAAAGAAGTATTGATCCGCGATTACACGGTTAAATCCGAGCGTATCCATTCCGTTTCCCAATTATTGAAAGCTTACGCCCTCTTCGAAAAAGAAGTGGAGTACGTGATCATGGACGGAAAGATCAAGATCGTGGATGAATCTACAGGTCGTATCATGGAAGGCCGCCGTTATTCAGACGGATTGCACCAGGCGATCGAAGCAAAAGAGAATGTAACGGTAGAAGCTGCAACACAAACGTATGCAACAGTTACCCTTCAGAACTACTTCCGTATGTACCACAAACTGGCTGGTATGACCGGTACGGCAGAAACGGAAGCAAAAGAATTCTGGGACATCTACAAATTAGACGTAGTGGTAATTCCTACCAACCGTCCGATTGCCCGTAAGGATGACAATGATTTGGTATTCAAAACTGCGCGTGAAAAATATGCAGCGGTTATTGAAGAAGTGAATAAACTGGTTCAGGCAGGAAGACCTGTATTGGTTGGTACAACAACCGTAGAGATTTCCGAGCTATTGAGCCGTATGTTGAAAATGCGCAACATTCCTCACCAGGTATTGAACGCGAAATACCACCAGAAAGAAGCAGAAATCGTAGCTGACGCAGGTAAAGCCGGAGCAGTAACAATTGCAACGAACATGGCCGGTCGTGGTACCGATATCAAATTGGGTGAAGGAGTGAAAGAAGCCGGAGGTTTGGCGATCATCGGTACGGAAAGACACGATTCACGCCGTGTAGACAGACAGCTTCGAGGTCGTTCGGGCCGTCAGGGAGATCCGGGATCTTCTACTTTCTTTGTTTCCCTGGAGGACGATTTGATGCGTAAATTCGGTTCGGAGCGTATTGCAAAGATCATGGACCGTTTGGGATTGAAAGAAGGCGAAGTGATCCAGCACAGCATGGTTTCGAAATCCATCGAACGTGCACAGAAAAAAGTAGAAGAAAACAACTTCGGTATCCGTAAGCGTTTGTTGGAATACGATGACGTGATGAACGCACAACGTAAAGCGATTTACAAAAAACGCCGCAATGCACTTTTCGGGGATCGTTTGAGTGTAGACGTTTCCAATATGTTCTACGACGTGATCGAAGGATTGGTAAATACACATCAGGGAGGTTCTTTCGAAAACTTCAACATCGACATGATCCGTATCATCGGTATGGAATCACCGGTATCCGAAGAACAATTCAAAACAGCGAAATACGATGACCTGGTAAATGACCTTTACGACGGTGTGATGGAACATTATACACGCAAGAACAATCGTTTGGCTGAAATTTCCATGCCTCAGATCAAGCATGTATACGAAACGATGTCGCAATACCAGAACATCCAGTTTATCATTACGGACGGTGTGAAAACCATGCCTTTGGTGGTGAGCCTGAAAGAAGCTTACGAATCAAACGGAGCATCTGTTCCGAGTGCACTGGAGCGCAACATCGTACTTGGAATGATCGACAACGAGTGGAAAGAGCACCTGCGCGAGATGGACGATTTACGCAGTTCTGTTCAGCAAGCGGTTTACGAACAGAAAGATCCGTTGCTGATCTACAAATTGGAATCATTCGAACTATTTAAAGCAATGAACGCGCGTTTGAGCAACGAAACGGTTGAATTCTTAGTGAAAGCAGACGTTCCGAGAGATCAGCTGGACGATATCCAGACAACTAACCAGGATGTTACTCAAAACAATTACGAAAAAGCACAGATCGAATCGACTTCCTCCAGCACGGAAATGCCACGTTTCAGCGGAAGTGAAGGATACGAGGAAGCTATGCGCAATTCGGCACCGCAGCGCGAGAAACAACAACCGATCGTTTCAACGGAACCTAAAATAGGCCGGAATGATCCTTGTCCTTGCGGAAGCGGCAAGAAATACAAACAATGTCACGGAAAATAA
- a CDS encoding T9SS type A sorting domain-containing protein: MKLQLVLCALFCLLGSQWNHAQVASANCLPPSNASCKYNKASNSVTLNWSPAPGATGYTVYLYVGDPMCCPNYPGPSSSVLIPVGGTSVTIPLSSYPCFSWSVRSECGPNTSSAYTKQECMCVTTQSQPCSTFDGSSPAGNWTAVGVTTAYTDVNPLDGTNCLTLGDLSGTSYYSNSVDYTNLGQNYLGQCLCFDVQLVYAYAGGGGLPYNPKIYLSDGVNTIVFVANVGLNPGDGWVSVCAPIAHCAGGVPPSNADGTWVFGTPGMTCADFDNIIDNTTTISITPEVNSSPSEVKHYDNICVRDCRVACNSNFTLNTSISSSTGTANASVVLDFVNPTSTYIVDWGDGTSSGIGSHTYASAGYYNVCVTEITAQQEICRTCIRFCYETAQVSTTPAEKSINPSHGFSLKDLERIADEELKMVQVQQGYTILPNPAKDYIQVHTELSKEETVSIELIDMGGKVLANKSGVYEAGGQKIELDTKRISNGIYILKVRIGDTEKSSQVSIVK, translated from the coding sequence ATGAAACTTCAGCTAGTTTTGTGCGCCCTTTTTTGTCTGTTGGGCTCACAATGGAACCATGCGCAAGTAGCCAGCGCAAATTGTTTACCGCCTTCGAATGCCTCCTGTAAATACAACAAGGCTTCCAACTCGGTCACCTTAAACTGGAGCCCTGCACCGGGAGCAACTGGATACACGGTTTATTTGTATGTAGGAGATCCGATGTGTTGTCCGAATTATCCGGGGCCTTCTTCCAGTGTTTTAATTCCTGTCGGAGGTACGTCTGTCACTATCCCGCTATCATCCTATCCGTGTTTTTCATGGAGTGTAAGAAGCGAGTGCGGCCCAAATACTTCCAGCGCATACACCAAGCAGGAATGCATGTGTGTTACTACCCAGAGCCAGCCATGCAGCACGTTTGACGGAAGTTCTCCGGCCGGAAATTGGACGGCTGTTGGGGTAACCACTGCTTACACGGATGTAAATCCGCTGGATGGTACGAATTGCTTGACTCTGGGAGACCTTTCCGGAACTTCCTATTACAGCAACTCAGTGGATTATACCAACCTGGGACAGAATTACCTGGGACAATGCCTTTGTTTTGATGTGCAGTTGGTTTACGCTTATGCAGGCGGTGGCGGACTTCCGTACAACCCTAAAATTTATCTTTCAGACGGTGTGAATACCATTGTTTTTGTTGCCAATGTAGGATTGAATCCTGGAGATGGCTGGGTAAGCGTATGTGCACCGATTGCGCATTGTGCCGGAGGAGTGCCGCCGAGCAATGCTGATGGAACATGGGTATTTGGAACACCGGGCATGACTTGTGCTGATTTTGATAATATCATAGATAACACGACTACGATTTCCATCACGCCGGAGGTAAACAGTTCTCCATCAGAAGTGAAACACTATGACAACATTTGTGTAAGAGATTGCCGGGTAGCTTGCAACAGCAATTTCACGCTGAATACTTCAATCAGTTCATCTACCGGAACTGCCAATGCTTCCGTTGTATTGGATTTTGTAAACCCGACTTCTACTTATATTGTTGATTGGGGTGACGGAACATCTTCAGGGATCGGTAGTCATACCTATGCTTCTGCGGGTTATTACAATGTGTGTGTAACGGAAATCACGGCACAACAGGAAATATGCCGTACGTGCATCCGTTTCTGTTATGAAACTGCGCAGGTAAGTACAACACCGGCTGAGAAATCCATCAATCCATCCCACGGGTTCTCCCTAAAAGATTTGGAACGAATCGCAGACGAGGAATTGAAAATGGTTCAGGTACAACAAGGATACACCATTTTACCGAATCCTGCCAAAGATTACATCCAGGTGCATACGGAGCTTTCCAAAGAAGAAACAGTTTCCATTGAACTGATCGACATGGGAGGGAAGGTACTTGCGAATAAATCCGGTGTTTATGAAGCAGGAGGACAAAAAATAGAGTTGGATACGAAGCGTATTTCAAATGGAATCTACATTTTGAAAGTACGAATCGGTGATACGGAGAAATCATCCCAGGTATCTATCGTTAAATAA
- a CDS encoding Rossmann-like and DUF2520 domain-containing protein, whose translation MSQKLKIGIVGMGNVGIHFLKHLIELGQTNLTVYSRSGNNLPIPMDVKDVQFTNDFKEFIDFDIVFCAVNDNTMAEMVQLISKYAPVVSVSGTVNLNHLKTKYPVGTFYPLQSFKADQQINWKGLPLFIETADPTFKSFLLKLGKTFSGNAIELSEDKRQYLHVAAVFANNFTNHIIDLAAHYCEEHDIQFDWLKPLINQTMEKIQTNHPHDILTGPAVRNDQSTIKKHLQLLEPDQKNIYQTLTKSILKHHQHD comes from the coding sequence ATGAGCCAAAAATTAAAAATCGGAATAGTCGGAATGGGAAATGTGGGAATTCATTTCCTCAAGCACCTGATCGAATTGGGACAAACAAACCTGACCGTTTATTCGCGTTCGGGGAACAACTTGCCCATTCCCATGGATGTGAAAGATGTACAGTTCACCAATGATTTCAAGGAATTCATTGATTTTGACATTGTTTTTTGTGCTGTGAACGACAACACGATGGCAGAGATGGTGCAGCTTATTTCAAAATACGCCCCGGTGGTTTCCGTTTCGGGAACCGTGAACCTGAACCATTTGAAAACCAAATACCCGGTAGGTACTTTTTATCCGCTGCAAAGTTTTAAGGCCGACCAGCAAATAAACTGGAAGGGATTACCGCTTTTTATTGAAACTGCAGATCCGACATTCAAATCTTTCTTGCTGAAACTCGGAAAAACATTCAGCGGAAATGCCATTGAGCTCTCGGAAGATAAACGCCAGTACCTGCACGTTGCAGCTGTATTTGCGAATAACTTCACGAACCACATCATCGACCTTGCGGCGCATTATTGCGAGGAACACGACATTCAGTTCGATTGGCTGAAACCATTGATCAACCAGACGATGGAGAAGATACAAACCAATCATCCGCACGATATTTTAACAGGCCCTGCAGTGCGCAATGATCAAAGCACGATCAAAAAACATTTGCAATTGCTGGAACCGGACCAGAAAAACATCTACCAGACCTTGACTAAAAGTATCCTCAAACACCACCAGCATGATTAG
- a CDS encoding HAD hydrolase family protein, with amino-acid sequence MISYKERLNAISTFIFDIDGVLTDGTVFPYHGELLRGLNSKDGYAIQYAVKKGYKVFIITGGNSEDVKTSLIHLGVTEVHLRSSHKAQVYQQMKEKHQLKDQEVLYMGDDLPDYEVMQIVGMAACPQDAAIEIKHISHYQSPYFGGKGCVRDVIEQTLRVHGDWFTEEAFIW; translated from the coding sequence ATGATTAGCTACAAGGAGCGCTTAAACGCTATTTCGACATTTATTTTTGATATTGACGGTGTTTTGACAGACGGAACGGTTTTTCCTTATCACGGAGAACTCCTGCGCGGGTTGAATTCCAAAGACGGATACGCTATTCAGTACGCAGTCAAAAAAGGATACAAAGTTTTTATCATCACCGGAGGAAACTCGGAAGATGTAAAAACAAGCCTGATTCATTTGGGAGTAACGGAAGTACATTTGCGTTCTTCGCACAAAGCACAGGTTTACCAGCAGATGAAGGAAAAACATCAGTTGAAGGATCAGGAAGTATTGTATATGGGAGATGACCTTCCCGATTACGAGGTAATGCAAATCGTTGGCATGGCTGCTTGTCCGCAGGATGCAGCGATAGAGATCAAGCATATTTCTCATTATCAGTCGCCCTATTTCGGTGGAAAAGGATGTGTGAGGGATGTGATCGAACAGACGCTTCGCGTACACGGTGATTGGTTTACGGAGGAAGCATTTATTTGGTAA
- a CDS encoding DUF748 domain-containing protein gives MEKKQTPKMSRRERKKAMTPEERKKRKRKRRIIWGSIILVLVIFRLLLPYIVLKYVNGKLENLEEYYGHVDDIDIHLYRGAYVIKDIRILKRVEKKGKTGEKDTIPFFKSPSIDLSIEWKAIFHGAIVGEISVEEPVVNFVKDKHKGEDVKADTADFAQLVDDLMPVTINRFDIHNGQVHYHDLGAKPKLDIAMKNINITATNLTNVTDSKELLPATLTASAEAYEGKFALNAKFDGLAKKPTFDMNVSMNNLNLVLLNDMLREYGNFDVKKGTFSMYGEFAAKQGKFGGYVKPFLKNLDIVQWNKEEGDFKQILWETLVASAAEILQNQKKEQLATKININGTFDKVHLNTWRAISYVLRNAFLHALKPSVDNSISINNLKEGGKKTFLEKVFGGNPEKKEARKEKREARKEKREARKNERKKK, from the coding sequence ATGGAGAAGAAACAAACGCCAAAGATGAGCCGGAGAGAGCGCAAGAAAGCCATGACTCCGGAAGAACGTAAAAAAAGAAAAAGAAAACGCCGGATAATCTGGGGATCAATCATTTTGGTATTGGTCATTTTCAGACTGTTGCTGCCGTATATCGTGTTGAAATACGTCAACGGGAAACTGGAAAACCTGGAAGAGTATTACGGCCATGTGGATGACATTGACATTCATTTATATCGCGGTGCCTACGTGATTAAGGATATCCGTATTCTCAAACGGGTAGAGAAAAAAGGCAAAACCGGTGAAAAAGATACGATCCCGTTCTTCAAGTCTCCGTCTATTGATTTGTCCATTGAATGGAAGGCCATCTTCCATGGTGCCATTGTGGGGGAAATCAGTGTGGAAGAACCCGTTGTCAATTTCGTGAAAGACAAACACAAAGGGGAAGATGTGAAAGCCGATACAGCTGATTTCGCGCAATTGGTAGATGATTTGATGCCGGTGACCATTAACCGTTTCGATATCCATAACGGCCAGGTCCACTATCACGATTTAGGTGCAAAACCTAAATTGGATATCGCCATGAAGAACATCAATATCACCGCAACGAACCTCACGAATGTAACCGACAGTAAGGAATTGCTTCCGGCAACACTTACTGCCAGTGCAGAGGCTTACGAAGGAAAATTCGCCCTGAATGCGAAATTCGACGGACTGGCCAAGAAGCCTACCTTTGATATGAACGTTTCCATGAACAATTTGAACCTGGTGTTACTCAATGACATGCTCAGGGAATACGGAAACTTCGACGTCAAAAAAGGAACCTTCAGTATGTATGGTGAATTTGCCGCCAAACAAGGAAAATTCGGTGGTTACGTAAAACCATTCCTGAAAAACCTGGATATTGTTCAATGGAATAAGGAAGAAGGAGACTTCAAGCAAATTTTGTGGGAAACGCTGGTTGCCAGTGCAGCTGAAATCCTTCAGAACCAGAAAAAAGAACAATTGGCAACCAAAATCAATATCAACGGTACATTTGATAAAGTACATTTGAATACCTGGCGGGCAATTAGTTATGTTTTAAGGAATGCATTTTTACATGCTTTGAAACCTTCAGTTGATAATTCGATAAGTATTAATAACCTGAAGGAGGGAGGAAAGAAAACATTCCTCGAAAAAGTGTTCGGAGGTAATCCGGAGAAAAAAGAGGCACGTAAAGAAAAGAGAGAAGCACGAAAAGAAAAGCGGGAAGCTCGCAAAAACGAACGTAAAAAGAAATGA